One Egicoccus halophilus genomic region harbors:
- a CDS encoding sodium:solute symporter family transporter: MPEFDLETIDLVIIGFYIVGILAIGFWVARGTEDSEGYFLAGRGMAWPLVGFSLIVTNFSGTQFLGLAGAGYDTGIAVWNFEWMATLVLLVFAVLILPIYLQSKIQTVPEFLELRYDRRSRWAFSGFTVVSGMLIDSAGAMFAGALVLQLLFPEVPLMVHIVGIALLGGIYVILGGLKAVMITDTIQGVLLFVASGIIFVLVFREFDFDWGAIPELAPEGGFTVAPPPDDDFLPWPGIFTGAIWLGFYVWVTNHVVVQRVLAAKNLDHGRWGALFAGLMQLPLLVLLIFPGILARAVFEDLEDPDLAWPALIFEFIPVGLRGLIVAALIAALMSTLDSVLNGASALVINDFVKVRDKEYSEQQLLRMGRILVGVFMVIAAAWAPVILQFDTLVEYFQSFLGYVTMPVVIVLLSGIFWKRASAAGAFWTLVVVTPLGLAGFFSGEIFGWHDIQFLYGTGIMVVLSVVSLVAISLMTTAPDREAIKEVVFDRGTWAQESEELQGKPVYKNYRWLSLALFILTVVVVVPFI; this comes from the coding sequence ATGCCTGAGTTCGACCTCGAGACGATCGACCTCGTCATCATCGGCTTCTACATCGTCGGCATCCTCGCCATCGGGTTCTGGGTCGCCCGTGGGACCGAGGACTCCGAGGGCTACTTCCTGGCCGGGCGCGGCATGGCATGGCCGCTGGTCGGCTTCTCGCTGATCGTCACCAACTTCTCCGGGACCCAGTTCCTCGGGCTGGCCGGCGCCGGCTACGACACCGGGATCGCGGTCTGGAACTTCGAGTGGATGGCGACCCTCGTCCTGCTCGTGTTCGCCGTCCTGATCCTGCCGATCTACCTGCAGTCGAAGATCCAGACCGTCCCCGAGTTCCTCGAGTTGCGCTACGACCGTCGCTCCCGGTGGGCCTTCTCCGGCTTCACGGTCGTCTCCGGCATGCTGATCGACTCCGCCGGTGCGATGTTCGCCGGCGCGCTGGTGCTGCAACTGCTGTTCCCCGAAGTCCCCCTGATGGTCCACATCGTGGGCATCGCCCTGCTCGGCGGCATCTACGTCATCCTCGGCGGCCTCAAGGCCGTCATGATCACCGACACCATCCAGGGCGTGCTGCTGTTCGTGGCCAGCGGCATCATCTTCGTGCTGGTCTTCCGCGAGTTCGACTTCGACTGGGGCGCGATCCCCGAGCTCGCCCCCGAGGGCGGGTTCACCGTCGCCCCGCCACCGGACGACGACTTCCTGCCCTGGCCCGGCATCTTCACCGGTGCCATCTGGCTCGGGTTCTACGTCTGGGTCACCAACCACGTCGTGGTGCAGCGGGTGCTGGCGGCGAAGAACCTCGACCACGGCCGCTGGGGCGCGCTGTTCGCCGGCCTGATGCAGCTGCCCCTGCTGGTGCTGTTGATCTTCCCCGGGATCCTCGCCCGTGCGGTGTTCGAGGACCTCGAGGACCCCGACCTCGCCTGGCCGGCGCTGATCTTCGAGTTCATCCCGGTCGGCCTCCGGGGCCTGATCGTCGCTGCCCTGATCGCCGCGCTGATGTCGACGCTGGACTCGGTCCTCAACGGCGCGTCGGCGCTGGTCATCAACGACTTCGTCAAGGTCCGCGACAAGGAGTACAGCGAGCAGCAGCTGCTGCGCATGGGCCGCATCCTCGTCGGTGTCTTCATGGTGATCGCCGCGGCCTGGGCCCCGGTCATCCTGCAGTTCGACACCCTGGTCGAGTACTTCCAGTCCTTCCTCGGTTACGTGACGATGCCGGTGGTGATCGTCCTGCTCAGCGGGATCTTCTGGAAGCGCGCCTCCGCGGCGGGCGCCTTCTGGACCCTCGTCGTGGTGACCCCGCTCGGTCTGGCCGGGTTCTTCTCGGGCGAGATCTTCGGGTGGCACGACATCCAGTTCCTCTACGGCACCGGCATCATGGTCGTGCTCAGCGTGGTCAGCCTGGTCGCGATCTCGCTGATGACCACCGCACCCGATCGTGAGGCCATCAAGGAAGTCGTCTTCGACCGTGGCACCTGGGCGCAGGAGTCCGAGGAGCTGCAGGGCAAGCCGGTCTACAAGAACTACCGATGGCTGTCGCTGGCACTGTTCATCCTGACCGTCGTGGTCGTCGTCCCCTTCATCTGA
- a CDS encoding NAD-dependent epimerase/dehydratase family protein, whose translation MRVVVLGATGNVGTSVVRALARDDAVTQIVGVARHVPRQSMDPKLVWESGDVEDVDGLRRVVRGADAVVHLVWLIQPSRDLSRLWRVNAEGSANVLAAVEAEDVPVLVYASSVGAYSPGPADGRAVDESWPTHGIPTSPYSREKAYVERLLDAAEAREPSRRIVRLRPALLFKAEAASRLRRLFLGSLFPNALARPGAVPVLPNVPGLQFQALHTGDVADAFHAGVVRDVRGAFNLAADPVLGLEEIADLLGARTVDVPVRLARTAVRATWAARLHPVDVGWFDLALRTPLLDAGRARRELGWAPRISATEALLEILGGVRRGTGGATPALQPDTWSARPAELATAQGAREIDPPTDTPTG comes from the coding sequence ATGCGCGTCGTCGTCCTGGGTGCCACCGGCAACGTGGGGACCAGCGTGGTCCGTGCGCTGGCCCGTGACGACGCCGTCACGCAGATCGTCGGTGTGGCCCGCCACGTACCGCGCCAGAGCATGGACCCCAAGCTCGTCTGGGAGTCGGGGGACGTCGAGGACGTCGACGGCCTGCGACGCGTGGTGCGCGGGGCGGATGCGGTGGTGCACCTCGTGTGGTTGATCCAGCCCAGCCGCGACCTGTCGCGACTCTGGCGGGTGAACGCCGAGGGCAGTGCGAACGTGCTGGCCGCCGTCGAGGCCGAGGACGTGCCCGTGCTCGTCTACGCCTCGTCGGTCGGGGCCTACTCGCCCGGTCCGGCGGACGGGCGCGCCGTCGACGAGTCCTGGCCCACCCACGGCATCCCCACCTCGCCCTACTCGCGTGAGAAGGCCTACGTCGAGCGACTGCTCGACGCGGCCGAGGCCCGGGAGCCGTCCCGTCGGATCGTGCGCCTGCGACCGGCGCTGCTGTTCAAGGCCGAGGCGGCGTCGCGGTTGCGCCGACTGTTCCTCGGCTCGTTGTTCCCCAACGCCCTGGCGCGTCCCGGGGCGGTGCCCGTCCTGCCCAACGTGCCGGGGCTGCAGTTCCAGGCCCTGCACACCGGTGACGTCGCCGACGCGTTCCACGCCGGTGTCGTCCGCGACGTGCGCGGGGCCTTCAACCTGGCCGCCGACCCGGTGCTCGGCCTCGAGGAGATCGCCGACCTGCTCGGGGCGCGCACCGTCGACGTCCCGGTGCGGCTGGCCCGCACCGCGGTGCGGGCCACGTGGGCGGCCCGGCTCCACCCGGTCGACGTCGGCTGGTTCGACCTGGCGTTGCGGACACCGCTGCTGGACGCGGGTCGGGCGCGCCGTGAACTCGGCTGGGCCCCGCGGATCTCGGCGACCGAGGCCCTGCTGGAGATCCTCGGAGGTGTGCGCCGGGGGACCGGTGGCGCGACACCGGCACTGCAGCCCGACACCTGGTCCGCCCGCCCGGCGGAGTTGGCGACCGCGCAGGGCGCCCGGGAGATCGACCCGCCCACCGACACGCCGACCGGCTGA
- a CDS encoding monovalent cation/H+ antiporter complex subunit F, protein MTPWVVTAVTLVVLLCVGAAAVLRGDTLSRVVGLQLASVLAPITAVVVAVAAQRTLFLEVALALAVLSLAGSLVYARSLERWL, encoded by the coding sequence GTGACGCCCTGGGTCGTCACCGCGGTCACGCTCGTGGTCCTGCTGTGCGTCGGGGCTGCCGCCGTCCTTCGCGGGGACACGCTCTCGCGGGTCGTCGGACTGCAGCTGGCCAGCGTGCTCGCCCCGATCACCGCCGTGGTCGTGGCCGTGGCCGCGCAACGCACCCTGTTCCTCGAGGTGGCGCTGGCACTGGCGGTGCTCTCGCTGGCGGGCTCGTTGGTGTACGCCCGGTCCCTGGAGCGCTGGTTGTGA
- a CDS encoding monovalent cation/H(+) antiporter subunit G — protein MTVLTVLALVVLVATAVVAVAGVLLGADALDRLHFLGPVAHVGSAALLLAALATFGADRTTARIAIVVGVLQVAAPVATHATARAGLARGDVHRLRNNAPDVVE, from the coding sequence GTGACCGTGCTGACGGTGCTCGCGCTGGTGGTGCTCGTGGCGACGGCCGTGGTCGCGGTGGCGGGCGTGCTGCTCGGCGCCGACGCCCTCGACCGGTTGCACTTCCTCGGTCCGGTGGCCCACGTCGGCTCGGCGGCGCTGCTGCTGGCCGCCCTGGCCACCTTCGGAGCCGACCGGACGACGGCCAGGATCGCGATCGTGGTCGGTGTGCTCCAGGTGGCGGCGCCGGTCGCCACGCACGCGACGGCCCGTGCCGGTCTGGCGCGTGGCGACGTGCACCGTCTGCGGAACAACGCCCCGGACGTGGTCGAATGA
- a CDS encoding DUF4040 domain-containing protein, whose product MTVARILAVLLVGVLGTAVVLTRDTVHQALVFGLFGLVLALVFLLYMAPDAALAQVVVSGLVVPLLIFVTLAELRGRAE is encoded by the coding sequence ATGACCGTCGCCCGCATCCTGGCCGTCCTGCTCGTCGGGGTCCTGGGAACCGCCGTGGTGCTGACCCGGGACACCGTGCACCAGGCGCTGGTGTTCGGCCTGTTCGGGCTCGTGCTCGCGCTCGTGTTCCTGCTCTACATGGCACCCGACGCCGCGTTGGCACAGGTGGTCGTCAGTGGCCTGGTCGTCCCGCTGCTGATCTTCGTGACGCTCGCCGAACTGCGGGGGCGGGCCGAATGA
- a CDS encoding MnhB domain-containing protein: MSSRRTRGRRRLLVFAAGGGMLALAFVVGLVDLAPATSADSDLAAALVELAVEQRSPNTVSGVLFDLRATDTLGEALALFAASAGLQLVLRELPGEQRRSEPRSGAPGREAPPTSDAVRAAALALVVPTAVFAVYVTFRGHLGLGGGLQAGALAVTALALVFLAGRYRAQRHFAPDRQLDILEAVSLGGYVVVGLAGLVVAGAFLANVLPLGVLGELVSSGTILALSLLVAIEAGAAVLLIVAEVQEEPLEREEPG; the protein is encoded by the coding sequence ATGAGCAGCCGCCGGACGCGCGGCCGTCGCCGACTGCTGGTCTTCGCCGCCGGTGGCGGGATGCTGGCGCTGGCCTTCGTGGTCGGCCTGGTGGACCTGGCGCCGGCGACCTCGGCCGACAGCGACCTCGCGGCGGCCCTGGTCGAGCTCGCCGTCGAGCAGCGCTCGCCCAACACGGTGTCGGGGGTGCTGTTCGACCTGCGCGCCACGGACACGCTGGGCGAGGCGTTGGCACTGTTCGCGGCGTCCGCAGGCCTGCAACTGGTGCTGCGCGAGCTGCCTGGTGAGCAGCGTCGGTCCGAACCGCGTTCGGGCGCACCCGGTCGCGAGGCCCCACCCACCTCCGACGCGGTACGGGCGGCCGCGTTGGCCCTGGTGGTGCCCACGGCCGTGTTCGCCGTCTACGTCACGTTCCGAGGGCATCTCGGCCTCGGCGGCGGTCTCCAGGCCGGTGCCCTGGCCGTGACCGCCCTCGCGTTGGTCTTCCTCGCGGGCCGCTACCGGGCCCAACGCCACTTCGCGCCGGACCGGCAGCTCGACATCCTCGAAGCGGTCAGCCTCGGTGGCTACGTCGTCGTCGGCCTCGCGGGGCTGGTCGTCGCCGGAGCGTTCCTGGCCAACGTGCTGCCGTTGGGGGTCCTCGGCGAGCTGGTGTCGTCGGGGACGATCCTCGCCCTGAGTCTGCTGGTGGCCATCGAGGCCGGTGCGGCCGTGCTGCTCATCGTGGCCGAGGTCCAGGAGGAACCGCTCGAACGCGAGGAGCCGGGATGA
- a CDS encoding sodium:proton antiporter codes for MSAVADTLPLVVAAWLVGAGLYGIVTTRNLLHTVLCTSLVHSGAWLLLIGVGHREGVTAPVVDDEVPATAALADPLVQALTVTDIVVGVAVSALLLACVVRVQRRYQTLDPEDLDVLRG; via the coding sequence ATGAGCGCCGTCGCCGACACCCTGCCGCTGGTGGTGGCCGCCTGGCTGGTCGGCGCCGGCCTGTACGGCATCGTGACCACCCGCAACCTGCTGCACACCGTCCTGTGCACCTCCCTGGTCCACTCGGGAGCCTGGCTGCTGCTGATCGGCGTCGGCCACCGCGAAGGGGTCACGGCGCCCGTCGTCGACGACGAGGTCCCCGCGACCGCGGCGCTGGCCGACCCGCTCGTGCAGGCGCTCACGGTGACCGACATCGTGGTCGGCGTCGCGGTCAGTGCGCTGCTGCTGGCCTGTGTCGTACGGGTGCAGCGCCGTTACCAGACGCTGGATCCCGAGGATCTGGACGTGCTCCGTGGCTGA
- a CDS encoding complex I subunit 5 family protein — protein sequence MADAGQLLPLLVALPLLGAALTRVPVVDGTRYAPDVVAILTAAGTTVVGVLATRHAMDGPLVHHLGEWRPIDGLPVGVPFVADPVAAGFVTLISALITAAFVHFAVAGARGGGLTHVLTALLLAAANGFVLAGDLFTMFVFLELMGITVYAITAGKTDDPAALPAAMNMAVTSTVGAVLLLSGVGLLHGQLGTPNLGAVAETLTPGAWGAGAALAIGLVVAGLSVKAGLVPFHFAHADLHTATTVQHAGLFGAILLPLGLYGIARIDRLALGGDVHGPVAQVLLVGGASTAVLAGVMSLCQNQLKRLLAFSSVSHLGIAAAGVGLSAPEATAAVATYVLGHAPMKLGLLLVAGLALHHYGELQLADLSGRWQELPVMTVLLAVGGLALAGLPPSGLYAGKAALSKAAEDAGASALVPVLYLAAVLTGAAVLRFVTHLVTGWPVPDDPLGKVAEDHPEPAAHLPRTFVVVPAVLLATGLLVPLVPGTGAALATAAGWFHDQPAHVAVLLGREGVWPRPVVEPLLFWEASSLATGALAAVAAGLGGVAAARWRGRREPGRLGAPVRALRAVHTAHVGEYTAWLTAGVGVVVGWIVLTGRGSG from the coding sequence GTGGCTGACGCGGGCCAGCTCCTGCCGCTGCTGGTCGCCCTGCCGCTGCTGGGGGCCGCGCTGACCCGCGTCCCGGTGGTCGATGGGACCCGGTACGCCCCGGACGTGGTCGCGATCCTCACGGCGGCGGGTACGACCGTGGTGGGGGTGCTGGCCACGCGCCACGCCATGGACGGTCCACTGGTGCACCACCTGGGGGAGTGGCGTCCGATCGACGGGCTACCGGTCGGCGTGCCGTTCGTCGCCGACCCGGTCGCGGCCGGCTTCGTCACGCTGATCAGTGCGCTGATCACCGCCGCCTTCGTCCACTTCGCCGTCGCCGGGGCGCGCGGCGGCGGGCTGACGCACGTGTTGACCGCGCTGCTGCTGGCCGCCGCCAACGGCTTCGTCCTGGCCGGCGACCTGTTCACGATGTTCGTGTTCCTGGAGCTGATGGGCATCACCGTCTACGCGATCACCGCGGGCAAGACCGACGATCCGGCGGCCCTGCCGGCGGCGATGAACATGGCCGTGACCAGCACGGTGGGTGCCGTGCTGCTGCTGTCGGGGGTCGGCCTGCTGCACGGCCAGCTCGGGACGCCGAACCTCGGCGCGGTGGCCGAGACGCTCACCCCCGGGGCCTGGGGCGCCGGGGCGGCGCTGGCGATCGGGCTGGTGGTCGCCGGGTTGTCGGTCAAGGCCGGTCTGGTGCCGTTCCACTTCGCCCATGCCGACCTGCACACCGCGACCACGGTCCAGCACGCCGGGCTCTTCGGCGCGATCCTGCTGCCGCTCGGCCTGTACGGCATCGCGCGGATCGACCGACTGGCGCTGGGCGGGGACGTGCACGGTCCCGTCGCCCAGGTGCTGCTGGTCGGCGGGGCGTCGACCGCCGTCCTCGCGGGGGTGATGTCGCTGTGCCAGAACCAGCTCAAGCGCCTGCTCGCGTTCTCGAGCGTGTCCCACCTCGGCATCGCCGCCGCCGGCGTCGGCCTGTCCGCTCCCGAGGCCACGGCGGCCGTGGCCACCTACGTGCTCGGCCACGCCCCGATGAAGCTGGGTCTGCTGCTGGTCGCCGGCCTGGCGCTGCACCACTACGGGGAGCTGCAGTTGGCCGACCTCAGCGGCCGGTGGCAGGAGCTGCCGGTGATGACGGTGCTGCTCGCCGTGGGCGGGCTCGCCCTCGCCGGCCTGCCGCCGTCGGGTCTCTATGCGGGCAAGGCGGCGCTGTCGAAGGCCGCCGAGGATGCCGGGGCGTCCGCCCTGGTGCCGGTGCTCTACCTGGCCGCGGTGCTGACCGGCGCCGCGGTACTGCGCTTCGTCACGCACCTGGTCACCGGTTGGCCCGTTCCGGACGACCCGCTGGGGAAGGTCGCCGAGGACCATCCCGAGCCGGCAGCGCACCTGCCACGCACGTTCGTCGTGGTGCCCGCCGTGCTGCTCGCCACCGGACTGCTGGTGCCGCTGGTCCCGGGCACGGGCGCGGCCCTGGCGACGGCCGCCGGGTGGTTCCACGACCAGCCGGCGCACGTGGCGGTGCTGCTCGGTCGCGAGGGGGTCTGGCCGCGGCCGGTGGTCGAGCCGCTGTTGTTCTGGGAGGCGTCCTCGCTGGCGACCGGGGCCCTCGCCGCGGTCGCGGCCGGACTGGGGGGTGTCGCGGCGGCACGCTGGCGTGGTCGGCGCGAGCCGGGCCGTCTCGGCGCGCCGGTCCGGGCGCTGCGTGCGGTGCACACCGCCCACGTGGGCGAGTACACCGCCTGGTTGACCGCCGGTGTCGGCGTCGTCGTCGGCTGGATCGTGCTGACCGGCCGCGGTAGCGGGTAG